In Methanothermobacter sp. K4, one genomic interval encodes:
- a CDS encoding NTP transferase domain-containing protein has translation MQRIISGKHIIALLIVAAIITASDAYIEGSAEPQHPGEIAALEPGSTVLKGQDVIDESRVRSVPLILHPDYILDEFNYMDPGNLLQALLTGAVHVPISRMTSGIDPSGRSTVDGPGVLRISGDKLVVQEPPVFLWAYKTPYTYGVKREKGIDIIENGRKVRFVPADSISNSTVPHRYKSVNRIKRWFRRADDGDEIVLDYQLSNFSDGRLPVPPGRIEELFGGEVIEYMENYPSGAPVMVYTGGYRRVLVSTAVSYLGSYPQYDDNKRAFNARAFAAAWNGTVIPPGSEGSGKETVRFTASRDPEAPGGYASHGSCPPARALRAVVTDAGMPLPRGMTWEFRAVLFGFNPATGIKVRNTGRYRYSLRCGRQGQVRVQQYTPGSTGLNRHRVVELISAVITAAGRGSRMCRDMLKLGLEPVHKLLLPLNSVTVIEKTVDSVLRAGVDECIVVTGHHAGEVEEAISGLDVEIVRNDPPDVPLSASLLNGVLSASGEVILCVAGDQPAVSPETMGRITEQADPETVSVLARGRSGWLESAEGLGMPLAASSDLLKRYLPRGDGNINPLLHLMVDDGIRLYGVEASDPIELVNVNHYSDYIRIREFFGRY, from the coding sequence ATGCAGAGGATCATATCAGGTAAGCACATCATTGCACTGCTTATTGTTGCAGCCATCATAACAGCATCAGACGCATACATCGAGGGAAGTGCTGAACCCCAGCACCCTGGCGAGATAGCCGCCCTTGAGCCTGGAAGCACGGTACTGAAGGGTCAGGATGTCATCGATGAGTCCCGGGTGAGGAGCGTCCCCCTGATACTGCACCCAGACTACATCCTTGATGAATTCAACTACATGGACCCCGGGAACCTCCTCCAGGCGCTCCTCACAGGGGCAGTGCACGTCCCGATATCCAGGATGACCTCAGGGATAGACCCATCAGGAAGATCCACTGTCGATGGTCCTGGAGTACTGAGGATTTCAGGGGATAAACTGGTGGTCCAGGAGCCACCGGTCTTCCTCTGGGCCTACAAGACACCCTACACCTATGGTGTCAAGAGAGAGAAGGGTATAGATATCATTGAGAACGGGAGGAAGGTCAGATTCGTCCCTGCAGATAGTATAAGTAACAGCACAGTCCCCCACAGGTACAAATCCGTTAACAGGATAAAAAGGTGGTTCAGAAGGGCCGATGATGGCGACGAGATAGTCCTGGACTACCAGCTATCCAACTTCAGCGACGGCAGACTCCCTGTTCCACCCGGCAGGATAGAGGAGCTCTTTGGGGGGGAGGTTATTGAGTACATGGAGAACTACCCCTCAGGGGCGCCTGTCATGGTGTACACTGGAGGCTACAGGAGGGTTCTGGTATCAACTGCAGTGAGCTACCTGGGCTCATACCCCCAGTACGATGATAACAAGAGGGCCTTCAATGCGAGGGCATTCGCCGCGGCATGGAATGGCACAGTGATTCCACCGGGAAGTGAGGGTTCAGGTAAGGAGACAGTCAGGTTCACGGCATCAAGGGACCCGGAGGCCCCCGGCGGATACGCGTCCCACGGCTCATGCCCACCTGCAAGGGCCCTCAGGGCCGTTGTCACTGATGCAGGGATGCCACTCCCCAGGGGCATGACCTGGGAGTTCCGTGCGGTCCTGTTCGGCTTCAACCCGGCAACCGGAATAAAGGTCAGGAACACAGGGAGGTACCGGTACTCATTGAGATGTGGACGACAGGGTCAGGTGCGGGTACAACAATATACGCCAGGATCTACAGGCTTGAACCGGCATAGGGTGGTGGAGTTGATCTCAGCGGTTATTACAGCGGCAGGGCGTGGCAGCCGAATGTGTAGGGACATGCTGAAACTCGGCCTTGAGCCTGTCCATAAACTCCTCCTCCCCCTCAACTCAGTTACTGTAATAGAGAAAACAGTGGATTCAGTCCTCAGGGCGGGTGTGGATGAGTGCATCGTCGTAACAGGCCACCATGCAGGGGAGGTTGAGGAGGCGATATCAGGTCTGGATGTGGAGATTGTGAGGAACGATCCACCTGATGTTCCACTCTCGGCATCACTCCTCAATGGTGTTCTTTCTGCTTCAGGTGAAGTCATACTCTGCGTTGCCGGGGACCAGCCGGCGGTATCCCCTGAGACCATGGGGAGGATCACTGAACAAGCTGACCCTGAGACGGTTTCGGTACTTGCAAGGGGGAGGAGCGGATGGCTTGAGAGCGCTGAGGGCCTAGGCATGCCCCTTGCAGCTAGCTCAGATCTCCTTAAAAGATACCTCCCCCGGGGTGATGGAAACATAAATCCTCTGCTCCATCTGATGGTGGATGATGGCATCAGGCTGTACGGTGTTGAGGCATCGGATCCCATTGAACTGGTGAATGTAAACCACTACAGTGATTACATTAGAATAAGGGAATTTTTTGGTAGATATTGA